In Stigmatella erecta, a genomic segment contains:
- a CDS encoding metallophosphoesterase family protein, whose amino-acid sequence MGWTVLVGLLAGCVRPAEGRAQKDLEIGRAEAGGLSVRVEEGLAAVRGLESGALTLWGNAPVFHVRAVPAAEAPEGWTVVVRNALPDAALTAQVEGTGEPLPVEGGPTLVPTVKTWRVRLRPGVAARLTVAPPGGSAAEPFRFAALADVQEALPKVGDIYARMNADPSLRFIFFAGDLTERGTREQLEEFQERLTESRIPLFATLGNHETYSTGDVAYHALVGRGSHHFGFQGVHFTMVDSADGTVDPLVEEQLDTWLEAARGAVHVVGMHIAPLEPIGVRNGSFSSRNEAASLVGKLARGGVDLTLYGHVHSYYAFSNAGIPAFISGGGGAIPERFDGVGRHYLAVEVDPATGVKDVVLVRVD is encoded by the coding sequence TTGGGGTGGACAGTCCTGGTGGGGCTGCTGGCCGGGTGCGTGCGGCCCGCGGAGGGGCGCGCGCAGAAGGATCTGGAGATCGGCCGCGCCGAGGCGGGCGGGCTGTCCGTGCGGGTGGAGGAGGGGCTGGCGGCGGTGCGGGGCCTGGAGTCCGGGGCGCTGACGCTGTGGGGCAACGCGCCCGTGTTCCACGTGCGCGCGGTGCCGGCGGCCGAGGCGCCCGAGGGGTGGACGGTGGTGGTGCGCAACGCCCTGCCGGACGCGGCGCTGACGGCGCAGGTGGAGGGCACGGGCGAGCCCTTGCCGGTGGAGGGCGGGCCCACGCTGGTGCCCACGGTGAAGACCTGGCGGGTGCGGCTGCGGCCCGGCGTGGCGGCGCGGCTCACGGTGGCGCCGCCGGGGGGGAGCGCGGCGGAGCCCTTCCGGTTCGCGGCGCTGGCGGACGTGCAGGAGGCGCTCCCGAAAGTCGGGGACATCTACGCGCGCATGAACGCGGACCCCTCGCTGCGCTTCATCTTCTTCGCGGGGGATTTGACGGAGCGGGGCACCCGGGAGCAGCTGGAGGAGTTCCAGGAGCGGCTCACCGAGTCGCGCATTCCCCTGTTCGCCACGCTGGGCAACCACGAGACGTACAGCACGGGGGACGTGGCGTACCACGCGCTGGTGGGGCGGGGCAGCCACCACTTCGGCTTCCAGGGGGTGCACTTCACGATGGTGGACTCGGCGGACGGCACGGTGGATCCGCTCGTGGAGGAGCAGCTCGACACGTGGCTGGAGGCGGCGCGCGGCGCGGTGCACGTGGTGGGCATGCACATCGCGCCGCTGGAGCCCATCGGGGTGCGCAACGGCTCCTTCAGCAGCCGCAACGAAGCGGCCAGTCTGGTGGGCAAGCTGGCGCGGGGGGGCGTGGACCTGACGCTCTATGGCCACGTGCACTCGTATTACGCTTTCTCGAACGCGGGCATCCCGGCGTTCATCTCGGGCGGTGGGGGCGCCATCCCCGAGCGCTTCGATGGGGTGGGGCGGCACTACCTCGCGGTGGAGGTGGATCCGGCCACGGGCGTGAAGGACGTGGTGCTGGTGCGGGTGGACTGA
- a CDS encoding serine/threonine-protein kinase, with translation MADHGPLEFGKYVLLSKLAAGGMAVTYRARMTGAAGVTKPCVIKQILPHFADDADFVEMFISEARVAMGLSHGNIAQVFDFGEVGGQYFIALEFVYGQPLSKVLRRTAKSGLGFLPIPLALHVVSKLCDGLDYAHRHVGEDGEALGLVHRDVSPDNVLISYEGEVKVIDFGIAKATSIVESKTSPGVVKGKYPYFSPEQAQGRQDLDSRTDVYAAGVVLYEAVCGRRPYEGEFVTVLPRILRGDYTPPSELNPAVSPELEGIIAGALALDRDERYPTAKALSDALVELLYRDNPRFTPTLLSQFVAHLFTEELSADGRKVEVPAAFREQLASWQKAGVDPALTRAKTPSVGSAPRGRSNPGATRVAGSGPRQVSSGARSPNDSGPQPASNGARKSDPRRATGLNVPTSGIRRALGSDRPGPSMPEDDEVTPAHNSSHPSLVAPLDGGTQPALSSPGKTVIPATRSADTTLEVARALKAHQEQELAEKRQTLVRQISLGMLALAAVIGILYGLSSFLTRDPNAGQPPMATVWVTSTPPGAAVELNGRMVKGKTPLFVNGFVIDEANTVVLTLPGRLPWTKRFTPDGRENPPLHAELQKDPSAGEPPTAPAEGTPPVPEKASPADAGGAAVAAVPPETPPGEAPASPPGEDPNREFREVLYPTRLLVLRTQYNALPLPEYTTASVELNPGTTYSLHTEGGAAYTEGSPTSNTLAYFLEGDLPADDSFGLLSGAARSIKGAKRLHVFALDETGLEDNRGTVRVQLFESKWKPPRYLVFEAQKHALPLKPEHQMALRGLNPKSTYLFTVRDDFAELRSGAKGRVRRVLCLERGADAEKSRRTYRVLEVGKRYQLDGLETLRCTFPDTRVEDNEGALAVDLVDVTNMTRREREEYIRNARRTQR, from the coding sequence TTGGCGGACCACGGCCCTCTGGAATTCGGCAAATACGTCCTGCTGTCCAAGCTCGCTGCGGGCGGCATGGCGGTCACCTACCGTGCGCGCATGACGGGCGCCGCGGGGGTGACGAAGCCCTGCGTCATCAAGCAAATCCTCCCCCACTTCGCCGACGATGCGGACTTCGTCGAGATGTTCATCAGCGAGGCGCGGGTGGCCATGGGGCTGAGCCACGGCAACATCGCCCAGGTTTTCGACTTCGGCGAGGTGGGCGGCCAGTACTTCATCGCCCTGGAGTTCGTGTACGGCCAGCCCCTCTCCAAGGTGCTGCGCCGCACGGCCAAGTCCGGCCTGGGCTTCCTGCCCATTCCGCTCGCGCTGCACGTGGTCAGCAAGCTGTGCGACGGGCTGGACTACGCCCACCGCCACGTGGGCGAGGACGGGGAGGCGCTGGGGCTGGTGCACCGGGACGTGTCCCCGGACAACGTGCTCATCTCGTACGAGGGCGAAGTCAAGGTCATCGACTTCGGCATCGCCAAGGCCACCAGCATCGTCGAGTCCAAGACGTCGCCGGGCGTGGTGAAGGGCAAGTACCCCTACTTCTCCCCGGAGCAGGCGCAGGGGCGGCAGGACCTGGACTCGCGCACGGACGTGTACGCCGCGGGCGTGGTGCTCTACGAGGCGGTGTGCGGCCGGCGCCCCTACGAGGGCGAGTTCGTCACCGTGCTGCCCCGCATCCTCCGCGGCGACTACACCCCGCCCTCCGAGCTGAACCCGGCCGTCTCCCCGGAGCTGGAGGGCATCATCGCCGGCGCCCTGGCGCTGGACCGGGACGAGCGCTACCCCACCGCCAAGGCGCTCAGCGACGCGCTGGTGGAGCTGCTCTACCGCGACAACCCGCGCTTCACCCCCACGCTGCTCTCCCAGTTCGTGGCGCACCTGTTCACCGAGGAGCTGTCCGCCGATGGCCGCAAGGTGGAGGTGCCCGCCGCCTTCCGCGAGCAGCTCGCCTCCTGGCAGAAGGCCGGGGTGGACCCGGCGCTCACGCGCGCGAAGACGCCCTCGGTGGGCAGCGCCCCGCGAGGCCGCTCCAACCCGGGCGCCACCCGCGTGGCGGGCTCCGGCCCGCGGCAGGTGAGCTCCGGCGCGCGCTCCCCGAACGACAGCGGCCCCCAGCCCGCGAGCAACGGCGCGCGCAAGAGCGACCCGCGGCGCGCCACCGGCCTGAACGTGCCCACCTCGGGCATCCGCCGCGCGCTCGGCTCCGACCGGCCCGGCCCCTCGATGCCCGAGGACGACGAGGTGACGCCTGCGCACAACAGCAGCCACCCCTCGCTCGTGGCCCCGCTGGACGGGGGCACCCAGCCGGCCCTGTCCTCCCCGGGCAAGACGGTCATCCCCGCCACCCGCAGCGCTGACACCACCCTGGAGGTGGCCCGCGCGCTCAAGGCCCACCAGGAGCAGGAGCTGGCCGAGAAGCGGCAGACGCTGGTGCGGCAGATCAGCCTGGGCATGCTCGCCCTGGCCGCCGTCATCGGCATCCTCTACGGCCTCTCCTCGTTCCTGACGCGGGACCCCAACGCCGGCCAGCCCCCCATGGCCACCGTCTGGGTCACCTCCACGCCCCCCGGGGCCGCGGTGGAGCTCAACGGCCGCATGGTGAAGGGCAAGACGCCGCTGTTCGTCAACGGCTTCGTCATCGACGAGGCGAACACCGTGGTGCTCACCCTGCCCGGGCGCCTGCCCTGGACAAAGCGCTTCACGCCCGATGGGCGGGAGAATCCGCCCCTCCACGCGGAGCTCCAGAAGGACCCCAGCGCCGGGGAGCCCCCCACCGCGCCCGCCGAGGGGACGCCGCCCGTGCCCGAGAAGGCCAGCCCCGCCGACGCGGGCGGGGCCGCCGTGGCGGCGGTGCCCCCGGAGACTCCACCCGGGGAGGCGCCGGCCTCGCCGCCCGGGGAGGACCCCAACCGGGAGTTCCGGGAGGTCCTCTACCCCACGCGGCTCCTGGTGCTGCGCACCCAGTACAACGCCCTGCCCCTGCCCGAGTACACGACGGCCAGCGTGGAGCTGAACCCGGGCACCACCTACTCGCTGCACACCGAGGGGGGCGCGGCGTACACGGAAGGCAGCCCCACCTCCAACACGCTGGCGTACTTCCTGGAGGGGGACCTCCCGGCCGATGACAGCTTCGGCCTGCTGTCGGGCGCCGCCCGCTCCATCAAGGGCGCCAAGCGCCTCCATGTCTTCGCCCTGGACGAGACGGGCCTGGAGGACAACCGCGGCACCGTGCGCGTGCAGCTCTTCGAGTCCAAGTGGAAGCCGCCGCGCTACCTGGTCTTCGAGGCGCAGAAGCACGCCCTGCCCCTCAAGCCCGAGCACCAGATGGCGCTGCGCGGGCTCAACCCCAAGTCCACCTACCTTTTCACCGTGCGCGACGACTTCGCCGAGCTGCGCTCCGGCGCCAAGGGCCGCGTGCGCCGCGTGCTGTGCCTGGAGCGCGGCGCGGACGCGGAGAAGTCCCGCCGCACCTACCGCGTGCTGGAGGTGGGCAAGCGCTACCAGCTCGACGGCCTCGAGACGCTGCGCTGCACCTTCCCCGACACCCGGGTGGAGGACAACGAGGGCGCGCTCGCGGTGGACCTCGTGGACGTGACGAACATGACGCGCCGGGAGCGCGAGGAGTACATCCGCAACGCCCGCCGCACCCAGCGCTAG
- a CDS encoding fatty acid desaturase family protein, whose product MPVVALSMYANPALIPWMSPLACYLALSAGVIAHNHNHCPTFKNRALNNAFGMWLSIFYGYPTFAWIPTHNLNHHKFVNKAGDATITWRYTNRHTPWVAFSYFFVSSYFQSDPIKAFIRKARSNNPTLFRQIVTQYAVWAGVHLALLGLSIALHGPLQGAKVWGFAFLLPALFALWTIMFFNYIQHVHTDPWSEHNHSRSFVGRAINYLLFNNALHAAHHEMPGAHWSSLWEAHGKIAPAIDPALRTRSFFAFCVRNYVLAPFFPRFGTKQVGRAPFDPPSGERVEVAFGDELQAVESGINAARV is encoded by the coding sequence ATGCCCGTCGTGGCCCTGTCGATGTACGCGAACCCGGCACTGATTCCCTGGATGAGCCCGCTGGCGTGCTACCTGGCGTTGTCTGCGGGAGTGATTGCCCACAACCACAACCACTGCCCCACCTTCAAGAACCGCGCGCTCAACAACGCGTTCGGCATGTGGCTGTCCATCTTCTACGGCTACCCGACGTTCGCGTGGATTCCCACGCACAACCTGAACCACCACAAGTTCGTGAACAAGGCGGGGGACGCCACCATCACCTGGCGCTACACCAACCGCCACACCCCCTGGGTGGCCTTCTCGTACTTCTTCGTCTCCAGCTACTTCCAGAGCGACCCCATCAAGGCCTTCATCCGCAAGGCGCGCTCCAACAACCCCACGCTCTTCCGGCAGATCGTCACCCAGTACGCGGTGTGGGCCGGCGTGCACCTGGCCCTGCTGGGGCTGTCCATCGCGCTGCACGGGCCCCTGCAGGGCGCCAAGGTGTGGGGCTTCGCGTTCCTGCTGCCCGCCCTGTTCGCGCTGTGGACCATCATGTTCTTCAATTACATCCAGCACGTGCACACCGACCCGTGGAGCGAGCACAACCACAGCCGCAGCTTCGTGGGCCGGGCCATCAACTACCTGCTCTTCAACAACGCCTTGCACGCCGCGCACCACGAGATGCCGGGGGCGCACTGGAGCTCCCTGTGGGAGGCGCACGGGAAGATTGCCCCCGCGATTGATCCGGCGCTGCGCACGCGCAGCTTCTTCGCCTTCTGCGTGCGCAACTACGTGCTGGCGCCCTTCTTCCCCCGCTTCGGCACGAAGCAGGTGGGGCGCGCGCCGTTCGATCCGCCCTCGGGCGAGCGCGTGGAGGTGGCGTTCGGGGACGAGCTGCAGGCGGTGGAGTCGGGCATCAACGCCGCGCGCGTGTAG
- a CDS encoding cold-shock protein: MATGVVKWFNDAKGFGFITQDGGGDDVFCHHTAIQADGFRSLSEGQRVEFEVSRGPKGLQAQNVRPI; encoded by the coding sequence ATGGCTACTGGTGTCGTGAAGTGGTTCAATGATGCGAAGGGCTTCGGCTTCATCACCCAGGATGGCGGGGGCGATGACGTGTTTTGCCACCACACGGCCATCCAGGCCGATGGCTTCCGCAGCCTCTCCGAGGGGCAGCGGGTGGAGTTCGAGGTGAGCCGCGGCCCCAAGGGCCTGCAGGCGCAGAACGTCCGGCCCATCTGA
- a CDS encoding transporter has translation MAGINPNRPTTTPTTPNTQKPAQPPAQPKNRVETNVEGSAPIAQRQVSGGYETGSAFEASTSGTLPGGIQGEAHVSGPSFSVEGNADASVGVGGIDVNLSVDVNATLAEGGASATKTFEVEVAGEKLDITVDLSAEGVVGADGSLNLDIHIGTDGQVSINAGAEGFAGARASLTGGVKVEHEGRELASGSVELSATAGVSGDAHADIELTSEGLSFDVGAEASAGVGFGVDVQGNINAGNTVRFAGEVLGGLAEEGVEWAGEQLENVGEWAGDRLEDVGEFIDDLIPDIDLNPFN, from the coding sequence ATGGCTGGCATCAATCCGAACCGCCCGACGACGACCCCCACCACCCCCAACACCCAGAAGCCGGCGCAGCCGCCTGCGCAGCCGAAGAACCGGGTGGAGACCAACGTCGAGGGCAGCGCTCCGATTGCCCAGCGCCAGGTGAGCGGCGGCTACGAGACGGGCTCGGCGTTCGAGGCGAGCACCTCCGGCACGCTGCCCGGCGGCATCCAGGGCGAGGCCCACGTGTCCGGCCCGAGCTTCTCGGTGGAGGGCAACGCGGACGCCAGCGTCGGCGTCGGCGGCATCGACGTGAACCTGTCGGTGGACGTGAACGCCACCCTGGCCGAGGGCGGCGCCAGCGCGACGAAGACCTTCGAAGTGGAAGTGGCCGGCGAGAAGCTGGACATCACCGTGGACCTGAGCGCCGAGGGCGTGGTGGGTGCCGACGGCAGCCTGAACCTGGACATCCACATCGGCACCGACGGCCAGGTGTCCATCAACGCGGGCGCCGAGGGCTTCGCGGGCGCGCGCGCCTCGCTGACGGGTGGCGTGAAGGTGGAGCACGAGGGCCGGGAGCTGGCCAGCGGCAGCGTGGAGCTGAGCGCCACGGCGGGCGTGAGCGGCGATGCGCACGCGGACATCGAGCTGACGAGCGAGGGGCTGTCCTTCGACGTGGGCGCGGAGGCCTCGGCGGGCGTGGGCTTCGGCGTGGACGTGCAGGGCAACATCAACGCGGGCAACACGGTGCGCTTCGCGGGCGAGGTGCTGGGCGGCCTGGCCGAAGAGGGCGTGGAGTGGGCCGGCGAGCAGCTGGAGAACGTGGGCGAGTGGGCCGGGGACCGGCTCGAGGACGTGGGCGAGTTCATCGATGACCTCATCCCGGACATCGACCTGAACCCGTTCAACTGA
- a CDS encoding tetratricopeptide repeat protein yields the protein MAIERTAKEGYKLMKMGLLPAAAREFQGALAKDPRDTAALLGLARLHLAQQESEQARPLLEKVLALEPAHPEARGFLARLKAEGQQDEAALDELRELAKNPDAGFLEFYNLGHALLLLPGKEAEAAQAFVQALKVAPKNPHATTYLGVAVWKQGQLPQALKCFKYAATLAPRESLPLQLASKVLVQLGQVGKAQLALQKALQRAPQKPALHEDFIKLCIFANKPKLALKSVIDFRQLDPANPNGPYLQGLVMLLSGNLGEARRTFREAVALAPKAWEPKLGLARALLIGEQKEVAEALQLLEEAVALAPTEPGPSNELAVHYLARPETTAKAKELLARVLAAHPEEPGANLNMGLALVKTDKAAAAGHAHKALKSTDPAVREQAERLLKLVS from the coding sequence ATGGCGATCGAACGCACCGCGAAAGAGGGCTACAAGCTGATGAAGATGGGGCTGCTGCCCGCGGCAGCCCGTGAATTCCAGGGGGCGCTGGCCAAGGACCCCCGGGACACCGCGGCCTTGCTGGGACTGGCGCGCCTGCACCTGGCGCAGCAGGAGTCCGAGCAGGCCCGGCCCCTGCTGGAGAAAGTGCTGGCGCTGGAGCCCGCCCACCCCGAGGCGCGGGGCTTCCTGGCCCGGCTGAAGGCCGAGGGCCAGCAGGACGAGGCCGCGCTCGACGAGCTGCGCGAGCTGGCGAAGAACCCCGACGCGGGCTTCCTCGAGTTCTACAACCTGGGACACGCGCTGCTGCTGTTGCCCGGCAAGGAAGCCGAGGCCGCGCAGGCGTTCGTCCAGGCCCTGAAAGTGGCTCCCAAGAACCCGCACGCCACCACGTACCTGGGCGTGGCGGTGTGGAAGCAGGGCCAGCTGCCCCAGGCGCTCAAGTGCTTCAAGTACGCGGCCACGCTGGCGCCCCGCGAGTCGCTGCCCCTGCAGCTCGCCTCCAAGGTGCTGGTGCAGCTGGGGCAGGTGGGCAAGGCGCAGCTCGCGCTGCAGAAGGCCCTCCAGCGCGCCCCCCAGAAGCCCGCGCTGCACGAGGACTTCATCAAGCTGTGCATCTTCGCCAACAAGCCCAAGCTGGCGCTCAAGTCCGTCATCGACTTCCGGCAGCTCGACCCGGCGAACCCCAACGGCCCCTACCTCCAGGGGCTGGTGATGCTCCTGTCGGGCAACCTGGGCGAGGCGCGCCGCACCTTCCGGGAGGCGGTGGCGCTGGCCCCCAAGGCCTGGGAGCCCAAGCTGGGCCTGGCGCGGGCGCTGCTCATCGGCGAGCAGAAGGAAGTGGCCGAGGCGCTCCAGCTCCTGGAGGAGGCCGTGGCGCTGGCGCCCACCGAGCCCGGCCCCTCGAATGAGCTGGCGGTGCACTACCTGGCCCGGCCGGAGACCACCGCCAAGGCCAAGGAGCTGCTCGCGCGCGTGCTCGCCGCGCACCCCGAGGAGCCCGGCGCGAACCTCAACATGGGGCTCGCCCTGGTGAAGACGGACAAGGCCGCCGCCGCGGGGCACGCGCACAAGGCGCTCAAGAGCACCGACCCCGCCGTGCGCGAGCAGGCCGAGCGGCTCCTGAAGCTCGTGTCCTGA
- a CDS encoding cupin domain-containing protein: MSDALVRALGLQPHPEGGYYREMYRATAQVETPRGRRPAGTAIYYLLPRGTFSAWHRLASDEVWHFYEGEPLTLYLLGDGGLEQVVLGREVARGERPQVVIPAGVLQAAVPQGAYTLVGCTVAPGFDFADWEMPSREALVARHPEHAEVLRRLSRP, from the coding sequence ATGAGCGACGCGCTGGTGCGGGCACTGGGGCTCCAGCCCCATCCCGAGGGTGGGTATTACCGGGAGATGTACCGGGCCACGGCCCAGGTGGAGACGCCCCGGGGCAGGCGCCCGGCGGGCACGGCCATCTACTACCTGCTGCCGCGCGGGACGTTCTCCGCGTGGCACCGGCTGGCTTCGGACGAGGTGTGGCACTTCTACGAGGGGGAGCCGCTGACGCTCTACCTGCTGGGGGACGGTGGGCTGGAGCAGGTGGTGCTCGGCCGGGAGGTGGCGCGGGGGGAGCGGCCCCAGGTGGTCATCCCGGCCGGGGTGCTGCAGGCGGCGGTGCCCCAGGGGGCCTACACGCTCGTGGGCTGCACGGTGGCGCCCGGCTTCGACTTCGCGGACTGGGAGATGCCCTCCCGGGAGGCGCTCGTGGCGCGCCACCCGGAGCATGCGGAGGTGCTCCGGCGGCTCTCGCGGCCCTGA
- a CDS encoding serine/threonine protein kinase, with protein MWVGPWRIVSRLGSGGFGAVFRVEAGGESFALKFAVHGPDSPDLNRTDGRARRELACLLLTSHPHVVRVWGHGRWPHPRTGYHYVIMDYVEGPTLSGWVRHHHPTLREVLVLFDTLARTLDALHAQDILHRDLKGSNILVRAADRAPLLVDFGAGDHADSVPLTEGPLPPGTPHLRTPEALRFLRQQYSNPLARYAFRPSDDLYALGGTLYEVLTGVPPFPPNLPREVLVHQIETQMPAPPEVLHPLIPPALSQLVQRLLAKDPAERPSSGWALHEQLEALLQDERLALDIPLGVGAEAATTEGMEEALLMVGEDPPEGRPPPVRTSRPPWSETEAPTAAPPPPLPPAPPRTRGRLLLGGLALLAGGALGAGLWHAARPPGAPAPPSTAPAGSTFVEVPFAPAEAWDAGPRPPALPPWEAEPPPFASAPPPPPAPKGPAMPKKPPANPSPASPAPGANKGLPRLVGATVAACALAGGCAGPGTSLRLSVPREPCPPGSREAMEPYRKNKWRDTFYVRLGDTGDYHHPFIAPAPPDGPTEALVVWPGKEGALPMHTVLVGHVYRTQRIFIGRFTEARLPDGERIPVCYQLFHSQDVDPYNPNWAPEGWLYQEPVEARKIDMVGRAFRVETMFGDAKDVSRMPPPAKLP; from the coding sequence ATGTGGGTTGGCCCCTGGCGCATCGTGTCCCGGCTGGGCTCGGGCGGCTTCGGCGCCGTGTTCCGCGTGGAGGCGGGCGGGGAGTCCTTCGCCCTCAAGTTCGCCGTCCACGGCCCGGACAGTCCGGACCTCAACCGCACCGACGGCCGCGCCCGGCGCGAGCTGGCCTGTCTGCTGCTCACCAGCCACCCCCACGTCGTGCGCGTCTGGGGCCACGGGCGCTGGCCTCACCCGCGCACCGGCTACCACTACGTCATCATGGACTACGTGGAGGGCCCCACGCTCTCCGGCTGGGTGCGCCACCACCACCCCACCCTGCGCGAGGTGCTCGTCCTGTTCGACACCCTGGCGCGCACCCTGGATGCGCTGCACGCCCAGGACATCCTCCACCGGGACTTGAAGGGCTCCAACATCCTCGTGCGCGCCGCGGACCGCGCCCCCCTGCTCGTGGACTTCGGCGCCGGGGACCATGCCGACTCCGTGCCCCTCACCGAGGGGCCCCTTCCCCCCGGCACCCCCCACCTGCGCACCCCCGAGGCCCTGCGCTTCCTGCGCCAGCAGTACAGCAACCCCCTGGCCCGCTACGCCTTCCGCCCCAGCGATGACCTCTATGCCCTGGGCGGCACCCTCTACGAGGTGCTCACCGGCGTGCCGCCCTTCCCCCCGAACCTGCCGCGCGAGGTGCTCGTCCACCAGATCGAAACCCAGATGCCCGCGCCCCCGGAGGTGCTCCACCCGCTCATCCCCCCCGCCCTCTCGCAGCTCGTCCAGCGGCTGCTCGCGAAGGACCCCGCCGAGCGCCCCAGCAGCGGCTGGGCGCTCCATGAGCAGTTGGAGGCCCTGCTCCAGGATGAACGCCTGGCGCTCGACATCCCCCTGGGTGTGGGCGCGGAGGCCGCCACGACCGAGGGCATGGAGGAGGCCCTCCTCATGGTGGGCGAGGATCCGCCCGAAGGCCGCCCACCCCCGGTCCGCACCTCGCGGCCCCCCTGGTCCGAGACGGAGGCTCCCACCGCCGCGCCGCCGCCCCCCCTGCCGCCCGCGCCTCCCCGGACGCGGGGCCGGCTCCTCCTGGGCGGGCTGGCGCTGCTGGCCGGGGGCGCGTTGGGCGCGGGCCTCTGGCACGCCGCCCGGCCCCCGGGAGCCCCCGCGCCGCCGTCCACCGCCCCGGCGGGCTCCACGTTCGTGGAGGTGCCCTTCGCGCCCGCGGAGGCCTGGGACGCGGGGCCCCGGCCCCCCGCGCTCCCGCCGTGGGAGGCGGAGCCTCCGCCCTTCGCCTCCGCGCCCCCGCCTCCCCCCGCCCCGAAAGGTCCCGCCATGCCGAAGAAGCCCCCCGCGAATCCGTCCCCCGCTTCGCCCGCGCCCGGGGCGAACAAAGGCCTGCCCCGGCTCGTCGGCGCCACCGTGGCCGCCTGCGCGCTGGCCGGAGGGTGCGCCGGCCCCGGCACCTCGCTGCGCCTCTCGGTGCCCCGGGAGCCCTGTCCCCCCGGCTCGCGGGAGGCCATGGAGCCGTACCGGAAGAACAAGTGGCGCGACACCTTCTACGTGCGCCTCGGGGACACGGGCGACTACCACCACCCCTTCATCGCCCCCGCCCCCCCGGATGGGCCCACCGAGGCGCTGGTGGTCTGGCCCGGCAAGGAGGGCGCCCTGCCCATGCACACGGTGCTCGTGGGCCACGTGTACCGGACCCAGCGCATCTTCATCGGCCGGTTCACCGAGGCGCGCCTGCCCGATGGGGAGCGCATCCCCGTGTGCTACCAGCTCTTCCACAGCCAGGACGTGGACCCGTACAACCCGAACTGGGCGCCCGAGGGCTGGCTCTACCAAGAGCCCGTGGAGGCCCGGAAAATCGACATGGTGGGCCGGGCCTTCCGGGTGGAGACGATGTTCGGGGACGCCAAGGACGTCTCCCGGATGCCCCCCCCGGCCAAGCTGCCGTGA
- a CDS encoding DUF2381 family protein translates to MCPALRTTVLGLVLAWGMPAAARPAPPRCEPDVRHLRLEPGAASPPEVCIQAGKATTLLFDRDLRPGELHLEDRFRFRQVEALGSLLVLVPGETLTPGVRLRLEVPFREPGPPATFVLVAASVAERQVEVSLPSRPAEGLSGPALRGELRQCREQLGVYESWWRRGQNLAGAMGHFWMSDHLRVLDIRSEVRADPGPGFPHIEEFLAYRANSLERALRMSVFPAPGAPPWKPLQATLQGRPGEPPLPLELLEPPAPRGPGQELLLHVPPSGGPDGMGPYTLVLVAQGTAPWIIQNVRFP, encoded by the coding sequence ATGTGCCCTGCTCTTCGCACCACCGTCCTGGGACTGGTGCTCGCCTGGGGGATGCCGGCCGCCGCGCGGCCCGCCCCGCCCCGGTGCGAGCCCGATGTGCGCCACCTCCGCCTGGAGCCCGGGGCCGCCAGCCCCCCCGAGGTGTGCATCCAGGCGGGGAAGGCCACCACCCTGCTGTTCGACCGGGACCTGCGCCCCGGCGAGCTCCACCTGGAGGACCGCTTCCGCTTCCGGCAGGTGGAGGCCCTGGGCAGCCTCCTGGTGCTGGTGCCCGGCGAGACGCTCACGCCCGGCGTGCGCCTGCGCCTGGAGGTGCCCTTCCGCGAGCCAGGCCCTCCGGCCACCTTCGTCCTCGTGGCCGCGTCCGTGGCCGAGCGGCAGGTGGAGGTCTCCCTGCCGAGCCGGCCCGCGGAGGGCCTCTCCGGCCCGGCGCTCCGGGGCGAGCTGCGGCAGTGCCGTGAGCAGCTCGGCGTCTACGAGAGCTGGTGGCGCCGGGGGCAGAACCTGGCCGGCGCCATGGGGCACTTCTGGATGAGCGACCACCTCCGGGTGCTGGACATTCGCTCGGAGGTGCGGGCCGACCCGGGGCCGGGCTTCCCCCACATCGAGGAGTTCCTGGCCTACCGCGCGAACTCCCTGGAGCGCGCCTTGCGGATGAGCGTCTTCCCCGCGCCGGGGGCCCCGCCGTGGAAGCCCCTCCAGGCCACGCTGCAGGGCCGCCCCGGCGAGCCCCCCCTGCCGCTGGAGCTGCTGGAGCCCCCCGCGCCCCGCGGACCGGGCCAGGAGCTGCTCCTGCACGTGCCCCCCTCGGGAGGCCCGGACGGCATGGGGCCCTACACGCTCGTGCTCGTGGCGCAGGGCACCGCGCCGTGGATCATCCAGAACGTGCGCTTCCCGTGA
- a CDS encoding helix-turn-helix domain-containing protein, whose product MEKPLASILGTAARNARVRAGLTQEDVAERIGMASEVYGRMERGQMLPRVENLRRLCLVLKVPPHAFLGLEELAGPPAAGAGEELRPRPDDTADLRRLLRRLRKLTAHQVKLLSLIAGAMVNRNRPGKARGK is encoded by the coding sequence ATGGAAAAACCTCTCGCGAGCATTCTGGGAACCGCGGCGCGGAACGCCCGGGTCCGTGCGGGATTGACGCAGGAGGACGTGGCCGAGCGCATTGGCATGGCCTCGGAGGTGTACGGGCGCATGGAGCGGGGGCAGATGCTGCCGCGGGTGGAGAACCTGCGAAGGCTGTGCCTGGTGCTCAAGGTGCCGCCGCACGCGTTCCTCGGGCTGGAGGAGCTGGCGGGCCCGCCGGCCGCGGGCGCCGGGGAGGAGCTCCGCCCCCGGCCGGACGACACCGCGGACCTGCGGCGGCTGCTGCGCCGGTTGCGCAAGCTCACCGCCCATCAGGTGAAGCTGCTGAGCCTCATCGCCGGGGCCATGGTGAACCGCAACCGCCCGGGCAAGGCGCGCGGCAAGTAG